In Oenanthe melanoleuca isolate GR-GAL-2019-014 chromosome 8, OMel1.0, whole genome shotgun sequence, a single genomic region encodes these proteins:
- the ZNF281 gene encoding zinc finger protein 281, translating to MKLGSGFLGGGKRAAAMEPAFPPGMVMFNHRLPPVTSFARAAAPPAAAQHPPQCVLPPAAAAASSTAAGEPPAPPPPQDVTFKKEPAGAFPSAPSSQRSPWGFLQSLVSIKQEKPSEQEEEQQPQHHHHYGGLFGGAAEERPPGLGSGEGTGQSVIQDLSLLHHLHQHPHRDLLLTGRGEGAPGSVGEPKHDAQVKKAKRPKPETQGIKAKRKPSASSKPPLVGDGEGAVASPSQKPHVCEHCSAAFRSSYHLRRHVLIHTGERPFQCSQCSMGFIQKYLLQRHEKIHSREKPFGCDQCSMKFIQKYHMERHKRTHSGEKPYKCDTCQQYFSRTDRLLKHRRTCGEAIGKAGAGMEPGSSNSMGSLAALSQGNTSSSRRKSKTKNTSAESKGNKCSSKLAESQVTSNVTMPSYAVDIPIVSSSGGLVGTGVEELQKKVPKLVLKKTSRKQADKNYLNFVSPLPDILGQKPLSGKQSGSLGLVANTGVETIGLLQSTGGKPGQISSNYDDAMQFSKKRRYLQTASSNSAFSLNVGHMTSQQSVIQSPGVSVMDNEAPLSLIDSASLNSEIKSCHDKSGIPDEVLQSLLDQYSHKSEGQKEDPFSITEQRVDLHTGEHSDMVQEENLSPNSQTVSNDKASMLQEYSKYLQQAFERTTNSTGFAFGPSFQFVSLSSTLHNHTLFPDKQIYTTSPLECGFSQSVTSVLPTALPKPPFGMLLGSQPGFYLSALEASHQQLTPSQELDDLIDPQKNLETSSNYQSTSQKLTGQKEQKNLESSTSFQIPSQELTSQIDPQKDIEPRVTYQIENFAQAFGSQFKSGSRVPMTFITNSNGEVDHRVRTSVSDFSGFTNMMSDVSEPCSTRVKTPTSQSYR from the coding sequence ATGAAACTCGGCAGCGGCTTCCTTGGCGGCGGCAAGAGGGCGGCGGCCATGGAGCCAGCGTTCCCCCCCGGCATGGTGATGTTCAACCACCGCCTGCCCCCGGTCACCAGCTTCGCCCGGGCGGCCGCGCCCCCCGCGGCGGCCCAGCACCCCCCGCAGTGCGTGTTACctccggccgccgccgccgcttccTCCACGGCGGCGGGCGAGCCCCCGGCGCCTCCGCCCCCGCAGGACGTGACTTTCAAGAAGGAGCCGGCGGGGGCTTTTCCCTCCGCGCCCTCCTCGCAGAGGAGCCCCTGGGGCTTTCTGCAGTCCCTGGTGAGCATCAAGCAAGAGAAGCCCAGcgagcaggaggaggagcagcagccgcAGCACCATCACCACTACGGGGGGCTTTTCGGGGGAGCGGCGGAGGAGAGACCCCCCGGCCTGGGCAGCGGCGAAGGAACCGGCCAGAGCGTGATCCAGGACCTCAGCCTTCTTCACCACCTGCACCAGCATCCCCACCGAGACCTGCTGCTGACTGGCAGAGGCGAGGGCGCTCCAGGGAGCGTGGGTGAGCCAAAGCACGACGCCCAGGTCAAGAAGGCAAAGAGGCCAAAGCCAGAAACTCAGGGAATCAAAGCCAAGCGGAAGCCAAGTGCTTCATCCAAACCCCCCCTGGTGGGAGATGGAGAAGGTGCCGTCGCGTCCCCCAGCCAGAAACCTCACGTCTGCGaacactgcagtgctgccttcagGAGCTCCTATCACTTGCGCAGGCACGTGCTCATCCACACCGGGGAGAGGCCTTTCCAGTGCAGCCAGTGCAGCATGGGCTTCATCCAGAAGTACCTGCTGCAGAGACACGAGAAGATCCACAGTAGGGAGAAGCCTTTTGGCTGTGACCAGTGTAGTATGAAGTTCATCCAGAAGTACCACATGGAAAGACACAAGAGGACGCATAGTGGAGAAAAGCCATACAAATGTGACACTTGTCAGCAGTATTTTTCAAGGACTGATAGACTGTTAAAGCACAGAAGAACATGTGGTGAAGCCATAGGTAAagcaggggctggaatggaGCCTGGATCATCAAATAGCATGGGTAGCTTGGCTGCTTTGTCTCAGGGAAATACAAGTTCCTCaaggagaaaaagtaaaacaaaaaatacatccgctgaaagcaaaggaaacaaGTGTAGCAGCAAACTAGCTGAATCTCAAGTTACAAGTAATGTGACCATGCCGAGTTATGCAGTTGATATTCCTATTGTGTCTTCCAGTGGTGGTCTAGTTGGCACGGGCGTAGAAGAACTTCAGAAAAAGGTGCCAAAATTGGTCTTGAAAAAAACGAGCAGAAAACAAGCAGACAAAAATTACCTTAATTTTGTATCACCACTGCCAGATATTCTGGGGCAAAAACCACTGTCTGGGAAACAGAGTGGCTCTCTAGGCCTAGTAGCCAATACCGGTGTAGAAACTATTGGCCTTCTCCAAAGTACAGGTGGTAAACCGGGTCAAATAAGTAGCAATTATGATGATGCCATgcagttttcaaagaaaagaagataCTTACAAACTGCAAGCAGTAACAGTGCCTTTTCCCTTAATGTTGGACACATGACTTCCCAGCAGTCCGTCATCCAGTCTCCGGGTGTTAGCGTTATGGATAATGAAGCTCCTTTGTCTCTCATCGATTCAGCATCTTTAAACAGTGAAATAAAGTCTTGCCATGACAAGTCTGGTATTCCTGACGAAGTCTTACAGAGCCTTTTGGACCAGTACTCTCACAAATCGGAAGGCCAGAAAGAAGATCCTTTCAGTATAACTGAACAGCGTGTGGACTTGCACACCGGAGAACATTCAGACATGGTTCAGGAAGAAAACTTGAGCCCTAACTCTCAAACAGTTTCAAATGATAAGGCAAGCATGTTGCAAGAATACTCAAAATACCTCCAACAAGCCTTTGAAAGAACAACCAACagcactggttttgcttttggaCCCAGTTTCCAGTTTGTTAGCTTGTCTTCAACTCTCCATAACCACACTCTGTTTCCAGACAAACAGATATACACTACATCTCCACTTGAGTGTGGCTTCAGCCAATCTGTTACCTCAGTATTGCCAACTGCGTTGCCAAAGCCTCCGTTTGGGATGTTGCTTGGCTCTCAGCCAGGCTTTTACTTGTCTGCTTTGGAGGCTTCGCATCAACAGTTGACTCCTTCTCAAGAGCTGGATGATCTCATCGATCCACAGAAAAACTTAGAGACTTCATCAAACTACCAGTCAACATCTCAGAAACTGACTGGccagaaggaacagaaaaactTAGAATCCTCAACGAGCTTTCAGATCCCATCTCAGGAGTTAACCAGCCAGATAGATCCTCAGAAGGACATAGAGCCTAGAGTAACCTACCAGATAGAGAACTTTGCACAAGCGTTTGGTTCTCAGTTCAAGTCGGGCAGCAGGGTGCCAATGACTTTTATCACTAACTCTAATGGAGAAGTGGACCATAGAGTAAGGACTTCAGTGTCAGATTTCTCAGGGTTTACAAATATGATGTCTGATGTAAGTGAGCCATGTAGTACACGAGTGAAAACCCCAACCAGCCAGAGTTACAGGTAA